One genomic region from Cardiocondyla obscurior isolate alpha-2009 linkage group LG01, Cobs3.1, whole genome shotgun sequence encodes:
- the Atg16 gene encoding autophagy-related protein 16-1 isoform X4 — MTSNEAAGSLGVIREDVNWRKDLISQLRERNRSQTSCFADLISLHNRLFDNTNTLRNTNMQLTIANETLRREAANGSIGTCGNSDLEARLLKQAEELAMLHKRKGEHTQQIVDLNNKLQEMTKELQAKETSLAENSEANANLRLEITKCLAREKDLEGINQMLKDEHQALQLAFASLEEKLRKAQEENRQLIERLIKYKARDAEKMNEENDNFLRKRQAKMQKELEDAARDTRPVSPDRLSLKEVAGLPTAVPTKVSVTFSAHEGEVYAVKWSPTDRILATGGADRKVKLWNITKDTSENKGILVGSNAGVMSVDFDSTGTLILGASNDYASRVWTVSDLRLKVSFLHPSSLIYIS; from the exons ATGACCTCGAACGAAGCAGCCGGCTCGCTTGGAGTTATTCGGGAAGATGTTAATTGgcgaaaagatttaatttcgcaGCTACGCGAAAGGAATAGGTCGCAAACGAGCTGCTTCGCAGATCTCATTAGCCTAC ATAATAGGTTATTTGATAATACAAATACACTGCGAAATACGAATATGCAATTGACAATAGCAAATGAGACTTTACGTCGCGAAGCAGCCAACGGTAGTATTGGAACTTGCGGAAATTCCGATCTCGAAGCTAGATTATTAAAGCAAGCGGAGGAATTAGCAATGctacataaaagaaaaggagagcaCACGCAACAAATAGTAGATCTTAATAACAAATTGCAAGAAATGACAAAGGAACTTCAAGCAAAGGAAACTAG TCTTGCAGAAAACTCGGAAGCTAATGCTAATTTACGTTTAGAAATAACTAAATGCCTTGCTAGAGAGAAAGATTTGGAAGGTATTAACCAGATGCTCAAGGATGAACATCAAGCTTTGCAACTTGCTTTTGCATCCTTGGAAGAAAAGCTTAGAAAGGCACAG GAAGAAAATCGACAACTGATTgaacgattaataaaatataaagccAGAGATGCAGAAAAGATGAATGAAGAAAACGATAATTTCCTAAG aAAGAGGCAAGCAAAAATGCAAAAGGAATTAGAAGATGCAGCACGAGATACGCGACCTGTTAGTCCTGATCGTTTAAGCTTAAAAGAAGTTGCTGGTCTTCCGACAGCAGTGCCCACGAAAGTATCCGTAACGTTT AGTGCTCATGAGGGGGAAGTATATGCTGTTAAATGGTCGCCTACTGATAGAATATTGGCTACTGGTGGTGCTGACAGAAAAGTGAAGCTTTGGAACATTACCAAAG ATACGTCGGAGAACAAGGGAATTCTCGTCGGCAGCAACGCCGGGGTGATGTCAGTGGACTTCGATTCAACAGGCACTCTCATTCTCGGAGCATCCAACGATTATGCGAGCCGCGTCTGGACCGTCAGCGATCTTCGTCTAAAGGTAAGTTTTTTACATCCATCGTCTCTCATTTATATCTCATAA
- the Atg16 gene encoding autophagy-related protein 16-1 isoform X2, with product MTSNEAAGSLGVIREDVNWRKDLISQLRERNRSQTSCFADLISLHNRLFDNTNTLRNTNMQLTIANETLRREAANGSIGTCGNSDLEARLLKQAEELAMLHKRKGEHTQQIVDLNNKLQEMTKELQAKETSLAENSEANANLRLEITKCLAREKDLEGINQMLKDEHQALQLAFASLEEKLRKAQEENRQLIERLIKYKARDAEKMNEENDNFLSFTSPTAFLMHTLSKFGKRQAKMQKELEDAARDTRPVSPDRLSLKEVAGLPTAVPTKVSVTFSAHEGEVYAVKWSPTDRILATGGADRKVKLWNITKDTSENKGILVGSNAGVMSVDFDSTGTLILGASNDYASRVWTVSDLRLKVSKINL from the exons ATGACCTCGAACGAAGCAGCCGGCTCGCTTGGAGTTATTCGGGAAGATGTTAATTGgcgaaaagatttaatttcgcaGCTACGCGAAAGGAATAGGTCGCAAACGAGCTGCTTCGCAGATCTCATTAGCCTAC ATAATAGGTTATTTGATAATACAAATACACTGCGAAATACGAATATGCAATTGACAATAGCAAATGAGACTTTACGTCGCGAAGCAGCCAACGGTAGTATTGGAACTTGCGGAAATTCCGATCTCGAAGCTAGATTATTAAAGCAAGCGGAGGAATTAGCAATGctacataaaagaaaaggagagcaCACGCAACAAATAGTAGATCTTAATAACAAATTGCAAGAAATGACAAAGGAACTTCAAGCAAAGGAAACTAG TCTTGCAGAAAACTCGGAAGCTAATGCTAATTTACGTTTAGAAATAACTAAATGCCTTGCTAGAGAGAAAGATTTGGAAGGTATTAACCAGATGCTCAAGGATGAACATCAAGCTTTGCAACTTGCTTTTGCATCCTTGGAAGAAAAGCTTAGAAAGGCACAG GAAGAAAATCGACAACTGATTgaacgattaataaaatataaagccAGAGATGCAGAAAAGATGAATGAAGAAAACGATAATTTCCTAAG TTTTACGAGCCCAACAGCCTTTTTGATGCATACCTTATCAAAATTTGG aAAGAGGCAAGCAAAAATGCAAAAGGAATTAGAAGATGCAGCACGAGATACGCGACCTGTTAGTCCTGATCGTTTAAGCTTAAAAGAAGTTGCTGGTCTTCCGACAGCAGTGCCCACGAAAGTATCCGTAACGTTT AGTGCTCATGAGGGGGAAGTATATGCTGTTAAATGGTCGCCTACTGATAGAATATTGGCTACTGGTGGTGCTGACAGAAAAGTGAAGCTTTGGAACATTACCAAAG ATACGTCGGAGAACAAGGGAATTCTCGTCGGCAGCAACGCCGGGGTGATGTCAGTGGACTTCGATTCAACAGGCACTCTCATTCTCGGAGCATCCAACGATTATGCGAGCCGCGTCTGGACCGTCAGCGATCTTCGTCTAAAG
- the Atg16 gene encoding autophagy-related protein 16-1 isoform X3, with product MTSNEAAGSLGVIREDVNWRKDLISQLRERNRSQTSCFADLISLHNRLFDNTNTLRNTNMQLTIANETLRREAANGSIGTCGNSDLEARLLKQAEELAMLHKRKGEHTQQIVDLNNKLQEMTKELQAKETSLAENSEANANLRLEITKCLAREKDLEGINQMLKDEHQALQLAFASLEEKLRKAQEENRQLIERLIKYKARDAEKMNEENDNFLSFTSPTAFLMHTLSKFGKRQAKMQKELEDAARDTRPVSPDRLSLKEVAGLPTAVPTKVSVTFSAHEGEVYAVKWSPTDRILATGGADRKVKLWNITKDTSENKGILVGSNAGVMSVDFDSTGTLILGASNDYASRVWTVSDLRLKCYKTSG from the exons ATGACCTCGAACGAAGCAGCCGGCTCGCTTGGAGTTATTCGGGAAGATGTTAATTGgcgaaaagatttaatttcgcaGCTACGCGAAAGGAATAGGTCGCAAACGAGCTGCTTCGCAGATCTCATTAGCCTAC ATAATAGGTTATTTGATAATACAAATACACTGCGAAATACGAATATGCAATTGACAATAGCAAATGAGACTTTACGTCGCGAAGCAGCCAACGGTAGTATTGGAACTTGCGGAAATTCCGATCTCGAAGCTAGATTATTAAAGCAAGCGGAGGAATTAGCAATGctacataaaagaaaaggagagcaCACGCAACAAATAGTAGATCTTAATAACAAATTGCAAGAAATGACAAAGGAACTTCAAGCAAAGGAAACTAG TCTTGCAGAAAACTCGGAAGCTAATGCTAATTTACGTTTAGAAATAACTAAATGCCTTGCTAGAGAGAAAGATTTGGAAGGTATTAACCAGATGCTCAAGGATGAACATCAAGCTTTGCAACTTGCTTTTGCATCCTTGGAAGAAAAGCTTAGAAAGGCACAG GAAGAAAATCGACAACTGATTgaacgattaataaaatataaagccAGAGATGCAGAAAAGATGAATGAAGAAAACGATAATTTCCTAAG TTTTACGAGCCCAACAGCCTTTTTGATGCATACCTTATCAAAATTTGG aAAGAGGCAAGCAAAAATGCAAAAGGAATTAGAAGATGCAGCACGAGATACGCGACCTGTTAGTCCTGATCGTTTAAGCTTAAAAGAAGTTGCTGGTCTTCCGACAGCAGTGCCCACGAAAGTATCCGTAACGTTT AGTGCTCATGAGGGGGAAGTATATGCTGTTAAATGGTCGCCTACTGATAGAATATTGGCTACTGGTGGTGCTGACAGAAAAGTGAAGCTTTGGAACATTACCAAAG ATACGTCGGAGAACAAGGGAATTCTCGTCGGCAGCAACGCCGGGGTGATGTCAGTGGACTTCGATTCAACAGGCACTCTCATTCTCGGAGCATCCAACGATTATGCGAGCCGCGTCTGGACCGTCAGCGATCTTCGTCTAAAG
- the Atg16 gene encoding autophagy-related protein 16-1 isoform X1, which produces MTSNEAAGSLGVIREDVNWRKDLISQLRERNRSQTSCFADLISLHNRLFDNTNTLRNTNMQLTIANETLRREAANGSIGTCGNSDLEARLLKQAEELAMLHKRKGEHTQQIVDLNNKLQEMTKELQAKETSLAENSEANANLRLEITKCLAREKDLEGINQMLKDEHQALQLAFASLEEKLRKAQEENRQLIERLIKYKARDAEKMNEENDNFLSFTSPTAFLMHTLSKFGKRQAKMQKELEDAARDTRPVSPDRLSLKEVAGLPTAVPTKVSVTFSAHEGEVYAVKWSPTDRILATGGADRKVKLWNITKDTSENKGILVGSNAGVMSVDFDSTGTLILGASNDYASRVWTVSDLRLKVSLQMLRIICLEN; this is translated from the exons ATGACCTCGAACGAAGCAGCCGGCTCGCTTGGAGTTATTCGGGAAGATGTTAATTGgcgaaaagatttaatttcgcaGCTACGCGAAAGGAATAGGTCGCAAACGAGCTGCTTCGCAGATCTCATTAGCCTAC ATAATAGGTTATTTGATAATACAAATACACTGCGAAATACGAATATGCAATTGACAATAGCAAATGAGACTTTACGTCGCGAAGCAGCCAACGGTAGTATTGGAACTTGCGGAAATTCCGATCTCGAAGCTAGATTATTAAAGCAAGCGGAGGAATTAGCAATGctacataaaagaaaaggagagcaCACGCAACAAATAGTAGATCTTAATAACAAATTGCAAGAAATGACAAAGGAACTTCAAGCAAAGGAAACTAG TCTTGCAGAAAACTCGGAAGCTAATGCTAATTTACGTTTAGAAATAACTAAATGCCTTGCTAGAGAGAAAGATTTGGAAGGTATTAACCAGATGCTCAAGGATGAACATCAAGCTTTGCAACTTGCTTTTGCATCCTTGGAAGAAAAGCTTAGAAAGGCACAG GAAGAAAATCGACAACTGATTgaacgattaataaaatataaagccAGAGATGCAGAAAAGATGAATGAAGAAAACGATAATTTCCTAAG TTTTACGAGCCCAACAGCCTTTTTGATGCATACCTTATCAAAATTTGG aAAGAGGCAAGCAAAAATGCAAAAGGAATTAGAAGATGCAGCACGAGATACGCGACCTGTTAGTCCTGATCGTTTAAGCTTAAAAGAAGTTGCTGGTCTTCCGACAGCAGTGCCCACGAAAGTATCCGTAACGTTT AGTGCTCATGAGGGGGAAGTATATGCTGTTAAATGGTCGCCTACTGATAGAATATTGGCTACTGGTGGTGCTGACAGAAAAGTGAAGCTTTGGAACATTACCAAAG ATACGTCGGAGAACAAGGGAATTCTCGTCGGCAGCAACGCCGGGGTGATGTCAGTGGACTTCGATTCAACAGGCACTCTCATTCTCGGAGCATCCAACGATTATGCGAGCCGCGTCTGGACCGTCAGCGATCTTCGTCTAAAG